One window of Phycisphaeraceae bacterium genomic DNA carries:
- a CDS encoding flagellar hook-basal body complex protein, translated as MASTTALFTGLSGLNANSRLIDVIGNNISNVNTTAYKSNRVMFGSMFNRTFSIGSAPGVNSGGTNPGQVGLGVQATGTQRNFGNGAINATGDSRDMAIEGEGFFVVQRAGGELVYTRAGSFRPNSSNQLVTLSGERLMGYGVDSRFNLDKSNINPVSIPLGSLTIAEPTTLATLSGNLNKNGSLPTHGALVSLMASASSGLGVVTGASPAPGPGNVVEATTRLVDIDDPAIAGTTTALFAAGQTIRLTGAQKGLTGVNAKNLPDATLAITNSTTMQDLMDFLQNAYGIVPGQTNPDGATTGVTLDPTTGAVSIIGNTGTINDITLNPANLQLLDASGNQVQSSLFSMSKSAAADGESVRTSFVAYDSLGTPVNINVGFSLESTPGGTGSNWRYYAESGNSYATSINLGTGVVSFGTSGALLTTTPLSISVNRSGTGAITPLTFDISLTSGQGGVTSFANTSGNSNLQAQQVDGAAIGTLQSFAVGDDGIITGAFSNGLSRTLGQVVLAKFSNPEGLVDLGNNLYRVGPNSGTAGIASPLDLGTGKIIGGALELSNVDLGSEFLGLILAQTGYSASTRVIRTTDDLFQQLLSLGR; from the coding sequence ATGGCCTCCACCACCGCTTTGTTCACCGGCCTGTCGGGGCTGAACGCGAACTCTCGCCTGATCGATGTGATCGGCAACAACATCTCGAACGTCAACACCACGGCGTACAAGTCAAACCGCGTCATGTTCGGGTCGATGTTCAACCGCACCTTCAGCATCGGCAGCGCGCCCGGCGTCAACAGCGGCGGCACGAATCCAGGGCAAGTCGGGCTCGGCGTCCAGGCGACCGGTACACAAAGGAACTTCGGTAACGGCGCAATCAACGCGACCGGCGATTCGCGCGACATGGCGATCGAAGGCGAGGGGTTCTTTGTGGTGCAACGCGCCGGGGGCGAACTGGTCTACACCCGCGCGGGTTCCTTCCGCCCCAACAGCAGCAACCAGCTCGTCACGCTGTCGGGCGAGCGGTTGATGGGCTACGGCGTTGACTCACGTTTCAACCTCGACAAGTCGAACATCAATCCAGTTTCGATCCCGCTCGGGTCGCTGACGATCGCCGAGCCCACCACGCTCGCGACGCTGTCAGGAAATCTCAACAAGAACGGCTCGCTTCCGACGCACGGTGCGCTCGTTTCGCTCATGGCGAGCGCAAGCTCCGGCCTTGGAGTCGTCACCGGCGCCAGCCCCGCGCCGGGTCCGGGCAACGTCGTTGAAGCGACCACCAGACTTGTCGATATCGATGATCCCGCCATCGCCGGCACGACGACAGCGCTCTTCGCCGCCGGGCAGACCATCCGGTTGACGGGAGCTCAAAAAGGTCTGACCGGAGTCAACGCGAAGAACCTGCCCGATGCGACGCTCGCGATCACCAATTCGACCACCATGCAGGACCTGATGGACTTCCTGCAGAACGCGTACGGAATTGTTCCGGGACAGACAAATCCGGACGGAGCGACGACGGGCGTCACGCTCGATCCGACAACCGGTGCGGTTTCGATCATCGGAAACACCGGCACGATCAACGACATCACGCTGAATCCCGCGAATCTGCAGCTGCTCGACGCGAGCGGCAACCAGGTCCAGTCCAGCCTCTTCAGCATGAGCAAATCCGCCGCTGCGGACGGCGAAAGCGTGCGAACCAGTTTCGTCGCGTACGACTCGCTCGGCACTCCGGTCAACATCAACGTCGGCTTCTCGCTCGAATCAACGCCGGGCGGGACAGGCTCCAACTGGCGCTACTACGCAGAGTCAGGGAACTCCTACGCCACGTCCATCAATCTCGGAACGGGCGTCGTCAGCTTCGGCACCTCGGGCGCTCTGCTCACCACGACACCCCTTTCCATTTCCGTCAACCGCTCCGGAACCGGCGCGATCACGCCTCTGACCTTCGATATTTCGCTGACGAGCGGCCAAGGCGGCGTGACCTCTTTCGCCAACACAAGCGGAAACTCAAATCTGCAGGCGCAGCAGGTGGACGGCGCCGCGATCGGCACGCTGCAGAGCTTCGCCGTCGGAGACGATGGAATCATCACCGGCGCGTTCTCGAACGGCCTGTCTCGCACGCTGGGTCAGGTTGTGCTCGCCAAGTTTTCCAATCCCGAAGGACTCGTTGATTTGGGGAACAACCTGTACCGAGTCGGACCCAACAGCGGCACAGCGGGAATCGCGTCCCCCCTCGACCTCGGAACCGGCAAGATCATCGGAGGGGCTCTAGAGCTGTCCAACGTTGATCTTGGCTCGGAGTTTCTCGGGCTTATTCTCGCCCAAACCGGCTATTCAGCCTCGACTCGGGTGATCCGAACCACCGATGATCTCTTCCAGCAGCTTCTGTCGCTCGGGCGATGA
- a CDS encoding DUF620 domain-containing protein, with product MRQKLVVLSLLAPVLNLAPCFASLEPPAPADTPAPAAPQAESLPDAKAIMEKYLDALGGVDRLKKIKSRQITMNLEMPAQGLKGVVHLYQMPPAMAYSETEIAQIGKILQGSDGDTVWESNVMMGTRILKGAERAAFLRGMRFNADYDYEDLFKSMKTVGVENIAGRPAYAVEVVNQDDTKETRLFDKESGLLVGLRTTTTSQMGEIKSETVFSDYRDVQGTKVPFKFVVKAMQTEMVTTIEKIELDAPIPAARFDLPDDVKALLANQETKPAADSKNPQAPDEMK from the coding sequence ATGCGTCAGAAACTCGTCGTCCTTTCGCTGCTTGCTCCCGTCCTGAATCTGGCGCCATGTTTCGCCTCGCTCGAGCCGCCCGCGCCCGCTGACACCCCGGCACCGGCGGCCCCCCAGGCCGAGAGCCTTCCTGACGCCAAGGCGATCATGGAGAAGTACCTCGACGCATTAGGAGGCGTGGATCGTCTCAAGAAAATCAAGTCACGCCAGATCACGATGAATCTGGAGATGCCCGCGCAGGGATTGAAGGGCGTGGTGCACCTGTACCAGATGCCTCCGGCGATGGCGTACTCGGAAACCGAGATCGCACAGATCGGAAAAATCCTTCAAGGCTCCGACGGCGACACCGTCTGGGAATCCAATGTCATGATGGGCACACGCATCCTGAAGGGCGCCGAGCGGGCCGCGTTTCTTCGCGGCATGCGATTCAACGCCGACTACGACTACGAGGATCTCTTCAAATCGATGAAGACCGTCGGCGTCGAGAATATCGCCGGCCGCCCCGCGTACGCGGTCGAAGTCGTGAACCAAGACGACACCAAGGAAACCCGACTGTTTGACAAGGAGAGCGGCCTGCTGGTCGGCTTGCGCACGACGACGACCTCGCAGATGGGTGAGATCAAAAGTGAAACCGTCTTTTCTGATTACCGGGACGTGCAAGGCACCAAGGTGCCGTTCAAGTTTGTGGTCAAGGCAATGCAGACCGAGATGGTGACCACGATCGAGAAGATCGAACTCGATGCGCCCATTCCTGCCGCACGTTTCGATCTTCCCGACGACGTGAAGGCGTTGCTGGCCAATCAGGAGACCAAACCCGCCGCAGATTCGAAGAATCCGCAGGCTCCTGACGAAATGAAGTAA
- a CDS encoding sigma-70 family RNA polymerase sigma factor: MTPAPSNPVDTAHAPGSSHPDESALLARLKAGDGGAYEQVVREMGGRMLAVARRILVDENESQDAVQDAFVSAFRNIDKFAGNSQIATWLHRITVNACLMRLRKKRRQDEVSLDSLLPAFGADGYPAHAAGTWRKPVTGEELAETRERIRTAISKLPEHYRIVLVLRDIEAMDTAQTAELLETTEAAVKIRLHRARQALRELLDNTLREGLN; the protein is encoded by the coding sequence TTGACCCCCGCTCCTTCCAATCCGGTTGATACCGCGCACGCTCCGGGTTCGTCACATCCTGACGAATCGGCGTTGCTCGCGCGCTTGAAGGCGGGCGATGGCGGCGCGTACGAGCAGGTCGTTCGTGAAATGGGCGGCCGCATGCTCGCGGTTGCCCGCCGAATCCTTGTCGATGAGAATGAGTCGCAAGATGCCGTACAGGATGCGTTCGTTTCGGCTTTCCGCAACATCGACAAATTTGCGGGCAATTCTCAGATCGCCACCTGGCTCCACCGGATCACGGTCAACGCGTGTCTGATGCGTCTACGAAAAAAGAGACGCCAGGATGAAGTCTCGCTCGATTCCCTGCTACCCGCCTTTGGCGCCGATGGCTACCCCGCGCACGCCGCCGGAACCTGGCGAAAACCGGTCACGGGGGAAGAACTCGCGGAGACTCGGGAACGGATCCGTACGGCGATTTCAAAACTCCCGGAGCACTACCGCATCGTGCTGGTGCTCCGCGACATCGAAGCGATGGATACAGCGCAGACCGCGGAGCTTCTCGAAACGACAGAAGCGGCGGTCAAGATCCGTTTGCACCGTGCTCGTCAGGCACTGCGCGAATTGCTCGATAACACCCTTCGGGAAGGGCTCAACTAG
- a CDS encoding zf-HC2 domain-containing protein — translation MAGGVPREFGDLVARLEAGGSLNCRDCSEFLMAYLDNEMGQEIRARFETHLSNCCSCRNYVDTYRQTVKLAQEACCPKANPQLGKCPPELVAAILASLGRPQQERQ, via the coding sequence TTGGCAGGCGGCGTTCCACGAGAATTCGGAGATTTGGTCGCGCGGCTCGAAGCCGGCGGCTCGCTCAATTGCCGCGACTGCAGTGAATTCCTCATGGCGTATCTCGATAATGAGATGGGCCAGGAAATCCGAGCTCGATTCGAAACGCATCTTTCGAACTGCTGCTCGTGTCGCAATTACGTGGACACGTATCGACAGACCGTAAAACTGGCTCAGGAGGCCTGTTGCCCCAAGGCAAACCCTCAGTTAGGCAAATGCCCACCGGAATTGGTTGCGGCAATTTTGGCCTCGCTGGGCAGGCCTCAGCAGGAACGCCAATAG
- a CDS encoding response regulator, with product MTLTGPAGDKVLHGRARARSYLGIPVDTDSFGVVCAFVADTRARKWKASEISAVERIAGSLSSQIGTTSALIRHNPAGELLDPDEFIECTSRLARVGTWSLDAASGEVRWSDEVKRIHEVPLDFDPSSLNEAADFYPGEAGVTIRALVARALERGEGYEIELPLITARGRRIWVRSICICVVHNGKCTALRGVFQDITARRVAEERYRLLAESTDDLVTLTERCGMPIYVSPSVERALGWTSDELSHSSWKSCFLSDDHEAFQRIQQRTLAGDRAHARLRAKTKSGGFVWLDVRAAPVAGARGEIEHIAWACRDATQQIFVEDWQRERIGILEMLLTGAPLQATFDRLVRSIEAIKPGALASILLAEEREGQIVLRDAAGASLALEYRAASDGLLAGPTAGSCGVAAHERRRVISADLWSDPNWEPPRDLLKKLGLRSCWSEPFFASDGTVLGTFAIYGTKPGAPDEPEIHLISEAAKLCALAIERCRSDEAIRAGVCDLASARDALEAHGRELLRRNEELANSISESERLRRQAELDSIVAQELRRRADEANRAKSDFLANMSHEIRTPMTSILGFADLLADSETRPENNAEFVRAIHRNAEHLLTVINDILDISKIESGRVSIERIECSPTTIIHDVASLMTGPAAEKGIGLEFAFADSVPPTVVTDPTRLRQIAINLVGNAIKFTEKGRVRVLLEYEPDAMLPPLGALILRVQDTGIGLSTEQLSGLFEAFSQADPSTTRKFGGSGLGLAISRRLARLLGGDISATSTPGRGSEFVARLKCRIAEANHSIEQGIGSPNPPATQAISGRILLAEDGPDNQRLIVHLLQQAGAEVETVTNGNLCIKRCFERVNAGNPYDLILMDMQMPVKDGYETTREIRAAGYTRPIVALTANILTEQRRRAIESGCNDMIEKPIDRQRFLRVCREWMSVSQTESRAAA from the coding sequence ATGACCCTCACCGGGCCGGCGGGCGACAAAGTCCTCCACGGCCGCGCTCGCGCCCGCAGCTACCTTGGAATTCCGGTCGACACCGATTCGTTCGGTGTCGTGTGCGCGTTTGTTGCTGACACTCGCGCCCGAAAATGGAAAGCTTCGGAGATCTCGGCGGTCGAGCGAATCGCGGGCTCGCTCTCCTCGCAAATCGGAACGACCTCGGCGTTGATTCGGCACAATCCTGCCGGCGAACTGCTCGACCCGGATGAGTTCATCGAGTGCACCTCGCGCCTTGCACGCGTCGGAACCTGGTCGCTGGATGCGGCGTCCGGTGAAGTCCGGTGGTCCGACGAGGTCAAGCGAATACACGAAGTACCGCTCGACTTCGACCCAAGCAGCCTGAACGAGGCGGCCGATTTCTACCCCGGCGAAGCCGGAGTGACCATTCGCGCGCTCGTCGCTCGCGCACTCGAGCGGGGCGAAGGCTACGAAATCGAATTGCCGTTGATCACCGCACGCGGCCGCCGGATCTGGGTCCGATCGATCTGCATTTGTGTCGTCCACAACGGAAAGTGCACCGCCCTGCGCGGCGTCTTTCAGGACATCACAGCCCGCAGAGTGGCCGAAGAGAGATACCGCCTTCTCGCCGAATCAACCGACGACCTCGTGACTCTGACCGAACGCTGCGGAATGCCGATCTACGTGAGTCCTTCCGTCGAGCGCGCACTCGGATGGACATCCGACGAGCTCTCCCATTCTTCCTGGAAATCGTGCTTCCTCTCGGACGATCACGAGGCGTTCCAGCGGATACAACAGAGAACTCTGGCGGGAGATCGCGCCCACGCACGACTGCGGGCCAAAACGAAGAGCGGGGGGTTCGTCTGGCTCGACGTCCGTGCGGCGCCGGTTGCCGGAGCTCGCGGCGAGATCGAGCACATCGCGTGGGCCTGCCGCGACGCAACGCAGCAGATTTTCGTTGAAGACTGGCAGCGTGAGCGCATCGGAATCCTTGAAATGCTGCTCACCGGCGCGCCGCTTCAAGCGACCTTTGACCGGCTCGTCCGATCCATCGAAGCGATCAAGCCCGGCGCACTGGCATCCATTCTCCTCGCCGAAGAGCGCGAAGGACAGATCGTGCTGCGCGATGCGGCCGGGGCGTCGCTTGCGCTTGAATACCGCGCAGCTTCGGACGGCTTGCTTGCCGGGCCGACCGCCGGAAGCTGCGGCGTCGCGGCCCACGAGCGACGTCGAGTCATCTCGGCCGATCTCTGGAGCGATCCGAATTGGGAGCCGCCCCGAGATTTGCTGAAGAAACTAGGTCTTCGTTCCTGCTGGTCGGAGCCGTTCTTCGCTTCCGACGGAACGGTGCTCGGTACGTTCGCGATCTACGGAACCAAACCCGGCGCGCCGGACGAGCCCGAGATTCACCTCATCTCCGAAGCCGCCAAGTTGTGCGCGCTCGCGATCGAACGGTGCCGCTCGGACGAGGCCATCCGCGCCGGCGTGTGCGATCTCGCCTCCGCACGCGACGCCCTCGAAGCGCACGGGCGCGAGTTGCTGCGAAGAAACGAAGAACTCGCCAATTCGATTTCCGAATCCGAACGGCTGCGCCGGCAAGCGGAGCTTGATTCGATCGTCGCCCAGGAGCTGCGGCGTCGCGCCGATGAGGCCAATCGCGCCAAATCCGATTTTCTGGCAAACATGAGCCACGAGATCCGGACACCCATGACCTCGATTCTCGGATTCGCGGATCTGCTGGCCGACTCAGAGACGCGCCCGGAGAACAACGCCGAGTTCGTGCGCGCCATCCATCGCAACGCCGAGCACCTGCTCACCGTCATCAACGACATCCTGGACATCTCCAAGATCGAATCGGGCCGGGTCTCCATCGAACGCATCGAGTGCTCTCCCACCACGATCATCCACGACGTGGCGAGCCTCATGACGGGACCGGCTGCCGAAAAGGGCATCGGGCTCGAATTCGCATTCGCCGATTCCGTTCCGCCAACCGTTGTGACCGACCCGACTCGCCTGCGCCAGATCGCCATCAACCTGGTTGGGAACGCGATCAAGTTCACCGAAAAAGGCCGCGTGCGCGTCCTCCTTGAGTACGAGCCGGACGCGATGCTTCCGCCGCTCGGCGCATTAATCTTGAGAGTCCAGGACACCGGCATCGGGCTCTCAACCGAGCAGCTCTCCGGGCTGTTCGAAGCGTTTTCGCAGGCCGATCCGTCGACCACACGCAAGTTCGGCGGTTCGGGCCTCGGCCTTGCTATCAGCAGGCGGCTCGCCCGGCTTCTTGGCGGCGATATCTCCGCGACCTCGACGCCCGGCCGCGGCTCGGAATTTGTCGCACGGCTGAAGTGCAGAATCGCCGAAGCCAACCACTCCATCGAACAGGGAATCGGCTCGCCCAACCCGCCCGCTACGCAGGCGATCAGCGGACGAATTCTCCTTGCCGAAGATGGTCCGGACAATCAGCGCCTGATTGTTCATCTGCTTCAGCAGGCCGGCGCGGAAGTCGAGACCGTAACGAACGGGAATCTCTGCATCAAGCGTTGTTTCGAGCGGGTCAACGCGGGCAATCCCTACGACCTCATTCTGATGGACATGCAGATGCCCGTGAAGGATGGTTACGAAACGACACGCGAGATCCGCGCCGCCGGATATACACGACCGATCGTCGCACTGACCGCCAACATCCTGACCGAGCAGCGGCGCCGGGCGATCGAGAGCGGCTGCAACGACATGATCGAGAAGCCGATCGATCGGCAGCGTTTCCTCAGGGTGTGTCGCGAATGGATGTCCGTTTCTCAAACCGAATCGCGCGCCGCTGCTTGA
- a CDS encoding flagellar hook-length control protein FliK gives MTASASSLSSQAVTSSSAIHARANLQSAAIGLFGAGTSSPGEDGGSFAQSLESESRRQSTPQGIFSDGAESAKSTPDRSRPKNASKNELPSDSRRPENEDDPTRRAPEQSDRPLAEASDSRHDDSLLCASRQPDSTLRAPTGEAAAPTVAAIAAHSAAQDSPPTDPAPDAATPDQSKAAASESKPRQPSDPLRLITPNQQPAVEDAPLASQSSAVQAAGETDISQNANSKQTVARLNENSIRSAGTKSSSTIAPNSGIASPSAAGVTNAASVGPSTGSTLNVGATAGATGGGSQVTAPIDQVSPPKTGGGRLIEQPVTLKLKTTPANGSQPLSEAEITAVETQIGRGLTAAFRQNTPQVTLWMSPESLGKVRIQLTFDQGTISARFEATSEATKDLLAQNMSALRDALQSRGLTAQHIEVVSIPDWSQQNGSQSGSGEGRSNGGDLSQQGTNNGNSSSGQGGQSQQGQTGHSREWSRLMEGSTQHESVASSEAQISLAIEPRLLSLKAHLELDAVA, from the coding sequence ATGACCGCCAGCGCTAGCTCCCTCTCCAGTCAAGCCGTCACCTCCTCGAGCGCAATTCACGCTCGGGCGAATCTTCAAAGCGCAGCAATAGGTCTCTTTGGCGCAGGAACTTCCTCGCCGGGCGAAGACGGCGGGTCCTTCGCTCAATCCCTCGAATCTGAATCCAGGCGGCAATCGACCCCGCAGGGAATCTTCAGCGATGGGGCCGAGTCGGCGAAGAGCACGCCCGATCGATCACGCCCGAAGAACGCTTCCAAGAACGAACTTCCGTCTGATTCGAGGCGCCCAGAAAACGAAGATGACCCGACCCGGCGAGCTCCCGAGCAGAGCGACCGGCCTCTCGCCGAAGCGAGCGATTCGCGGCACGACGACTCTCTGCTGTGCGCGTCCCGCCAACCCGATTCCACGCTGCGGGCGCCGACAGGCGAAGCAGCAGCTCCGACGGTTGCTGCCATCGCGGCGCACTCCGCCGCACAGGACTCGCCTCCAACCGACCCGGCACCAGATGCCGCCACCCCCGACCAGTCGAAAGCGGCTGCATCAGAATCGAAGCCGCGTCAGCCAAGCGATCCGCTTCGGCTGATCACGCCAAACCAGCAACCCGCGGTGGAAGACGCTCCTTTGGCCTCGCAGTCAAGCGCGGTTCAAGCCGCCGGCGAAACAGACATCTCGCAGAATGCCAACTCCAAACAGACCGTTGCTCGATTGAACGAGAATTCGATCAGGAGCGCGGGCACGAAGTCTTCGAGCACCATCGCGCCGAATTCCGGAATCGCATCGCCATCGGCCGCAGGCGTGACGAATGCCGCCAGTGTTGGACCTTCGACCGGCTCGACACTGAATGTCGGCGCGACGGCAGGCGCAACCGGCGGCGGGAGCCAGGTCACTGCGCCGATCGATCAGGTCTCACCTCCCAAAACTGGCGGCGGCCGCCTGATCGAGCAGCCCGTCACCCTCAAGCTGAAAACGACACCGGCAAACGGCTCGCAGCCGCTCTCCGAAGCGGAAATCACCGCGGTCGAAACACAAATCGGTCGCGGGCTGACCGCGGCATTCCGCCAGAACACCCCCCAGGTCACGCTCTGGATGTCGCCCGAGAGTCTCGGCAAAGTGCGCATCCAACTCACCTTTGACCAGGGCACCATCTCGGCGCGATTCGAAGCGACCAGCGAAGCAACCAAGGACCTGCTCGCGCAGAACATGAGCGCACTCCGCGACGCTCTCCAGTCCCGGGGGCTGACGGCGCAGCACATCGAAGTCGTTTCCATTCCCGATTGGTCGCAGCAGAACGGCTCTCAGAGCGGCAGCGGCGAAGGGCGCAGCAACGGCGGCGATCTCTCGCAACAAGGCACGAACAACGGGAACTCGTCGTCTGGTCAGGGCGGCCAGTCGCAGCAGGGTCAAACGGGGCATTCGCGCGAGTGGTCGAGGCTGATGGAGGGCTCGACCCAACATGAGTCGGTCGCATCCTCCGAAGCGCAAATCTCGCTCGCGATCGAACCCCGTCTGCTTTCGCTGAAGGCACACCTCGAACTTGACGCAGTCGCCTGA